From the genome of Corallococcus macrosporus DSM 14697:
GAACCAGCGCTGGTGCTTGAGGTAGTCGGGGAGCTTGGTCAAGTCGAGGGTCGTCATTCGAGGCTCCTCTCCTGCTGCGGCCTGTCCAGCCGGAACCACAGGAACATGTAGGGCCCCATGGAGAGCTGGTACGGCAGCTCACTCACCCGCGGGAAGGGGGTTTCTCCAATCAGCTCCACTGGCACCGTGCCCTCCCATTCACGCATGTCGAGCACCGCGGGCTGGGCGAAGCGCGACAGGTTGCACACCACGAGGACCGTCTGGCCTTCCCATTCGCGGATGAAGGCCAGCACCTTGCGATTGTCCGTCTGGAGGAAGCGCAGGTTGCCCAGGGAGAAGACGGGGTAGCGCTGGCGGATGCGGATCATCCGCTTCACCCAGTGCAGGAGGCTGGACTTCACGCGCTCCTGCGCTTCCACGTTGATGGATTGATAGCCGTACACGGGGTCGGCGATGACGGGCGCGTACAGCCGGGAGTAGTCCGCGCGGCTGAAGCCCGCGTTGCGGTCACCCGTCCACTGCATGGGCGTGCGCACGCCGTTGCGGTCGCCGAGGTAGATGTTGTCACCCATGCCAATCTCGTCGCCGTAGTAGAGGACGGGCGTGCCGGGCAGGGTGAAGAGCAGGCTGTGCATCAGCTCGATGCGCCGGCGGCCGTTGTCCATCAGCGGCGCCAGGCGGCGGCGGATGCCCAGGTTGATGCGCATGCGCGGGTCGGTGGCGTACTCCCGGTACATGTAGTCCCGGTCCTCGTCCGTCACCATCTCCAGCGTCAGCTCGTCATGGTTGCGCAGGAAAATGGCCCACTGGCAGTTGTCCGGGATGTCCGGCGTCTGCTGCATGATTTCCACGATGGGCGTGCGGTCCTCGCGGCGCACCGCCATGAAGAGGCGGGGCATCACCGGGAAGTGGAAGCCCATGTGGAACTCGTCGCCGTCGCCGAAGTACACGCGCACGTCGGCGGGCCACTGGTTCGCCTCCGCCAGCAGCATCTTCCCCTGGTATTCGGCGTCGATGGTCTTCCGCAGGCGCTTGAGGAAGGCGTGCGTCTCCGGGAGGTTCTCGCAGTTGGTGTCCTCCCGCTCGAAGAGGTAGGGCACGGCGTCGCAGCGGAACCCGTCCACGCCCATGTTGAGCCAGAAGCGCATGACGTCCAGCATGGCCTCCTGCACCTCGGGGTTGTCGTAGTTGAGGTCCGGCTGGTGGCTGAAGAAGCGGTGCCAGAAGTACTGCTTGGCCACCGGATCCCACGTCCAGTTGGAGCGCTCCGTGTCCAGGAAGATGATGCGCGCGCCCTTGTACTGCTCGTCGGTGTCGCTCCAGACGTACCAGTCGCGCTTGGGGCTGTTGGGGTCGCTGCGCGCCTCCTGGAACCAGGGGTGCTGGTCGCTGGTGTGGTTCACCACCAGCTCGGTGATGATGCGGATGTCGCGCTTGTGCGCTTCATCCACCAGGCGCTGGAAGTCCGCGAGCGTGCCGTAGTCCGGGTGGACGCCGTAGTAGTCCGCGATGTCGTAGCCGTCGTCGCGCAGCGGCGACGGGTAGTGGGGCAAGAGCCAGAGGCAGTTGACGCCCAGGTCCTGGAGGTACGGCAGCTTTTCAATCAGGCCCGGGATGTCGCCGTGGCCGTCGCCATTGGAGTCATGGAAGGCGCGAAGGTGCAGCTCGTAGATAAGGGCTTTCTTGTACCAGAGGGGATCCAGGTCCATACGCCTCTCGGGTTGTCACTCGTAGTAGTCGAACGCGTTCTCGGTGCGGCGGAACCGGTGGACGGCCCAGAGGGCCGCGGGCTGCTCGGGCGTCAGGCGCACCTGCACGTCGGGACCCTGCCACAGCGAGCGCTGGTCCGACATCAACTCGTGCACCTGATATGTCTCATCGGGGCGCGCGCCCAGCCACTCCAGGGGCACGTGCAGCAGCGCCTCCTGGGCGGCGTACGGGTCCAGGCTCACCGCCACCAGCACCGTGCTGGCGCCGTCGGGCGTGCGCTTGCCGTAGAAGAGGACGCGGTCGTTGTTCGACGTGAAGAAGCGCAGCGTGCCGTACTGGTGCAGGGCGGGGTGCGTGCGGCGCGCGTCGTTGAGGCGCGCAATCCAGTCCCGGATGTTGCCGGGCCGGTCCCAGTCCCAGGCGACGAGCTGGTACTTCTCCGAATCGGTGTACTCCTCCTTGCCCGGGATGGGGCGGCCCTCGCACAGCTCGTAGCCGCAGTACATGCCCCAGACGGAGGACAGGGTGCCCGCCAGCGCCGCGCGCAGCCGGAAGGCGCCGGGCCCCGCGTTCTGGAGGAACTCCGGGAGGATGTCCGGCGTGTTGGGCCAGAGGTTGCCGCGGAAGGAGTCGGACACGGGCGGCTGGGTGATCTCCTCCAGGTACTCCTGGAGCTCGCCCTTGAAGTTGCGCCACGTGAAGTAGGTGTACGACTGGGTGAAGCCCACCTTGCCCAGGGCCTTCATCACCTTGGGCCGGGTGAAGGCCTCCGACAGGAAGAGGACCTGCGGGTGGGCCTCCTGCACGCGGCGGATGAGCCACGCCCAGAACTGCGTGGGCTTGGTGTGGGGGTTGTCCACGCGGAAGGTGTTCACCCCCTGCTTCACCCAGTGGAGGACGACGGACTCCAGCTCCGCCCAGAGCGACTCCCGGGCGGGCCCCATCCAGTCGAAGTTGACGATGTCCTCGTAGCGCTTGGGCGGGTTCTCCGCCGTCTTGATGGTGCCGTCCGGGCGGTGCTGGAACCACTCCGGATGCTCCTTCACGTAGGGGTGGTCCGGTGAGCACTGGAAGGCCAGGTCCAGCGCCACCTCGATGCCGTGCGCCTGGGCCGCCTCGACGAAGTGTCGGAAGTCCTCCAGCGTGCCCAGCTTGGGATGCACCGCCTTGTGGCCGCCCTCCGCGGCGCCAATGGCCCAGGGGCTGCCCACGTCGTCGGGGCCCGCGGTGAGGCTGTTGTTCCGGCCCTTGCGCGCGGTCCGGCCAATGGGGTGGATGGGCGGCAGGTAGACGGTGTCGAAGCCCATCGACTGGATGTACGGCAGCCAGGCCTCGGCGTCGCGGAAGGTGGCGTGGGTGACGCCGTCGCGCAGGGCCGAGCGCGGGAAGAACTCGTACCACGCGCTGAAGCGGGCCTTCTCCCGGTCCGCGAAGACCTCCAGCACCTTGTCGTAGCGGCGCGCCAGGGCGCGGTCCGGGTGGGCGGAGGCCACGTCGGCGAGCTCGGGCGCCAGCGCCACGGCGAGCAGGTCAGGGGAGGGGGGCTGACGCAGCCGGGCCGCGGCTTCGCCGAGCACGCGGGCGTCCTCCGGCTGCTTCGCCGTGCGGGCTCGGGCGGCGGCGCCCTCCAGCAACGCGGCGCCTTCCAGCAACTCGCT
Proteins encoded in this window:
- the treS gene encoding maltose alpha-D-glucosyltransferase, with product MDLDPLWYKKALIYELHLRAFHDSNGDGHGDIPGLIEKLPYLQDLGVNCLWLLPHYPSPLRDDGYDIADYYGVHPDYGTLADFQRLVDEAHKRDIRIITELVVNHTSDQHPWFQEARSDPNSPKRDWYVWSDTDEQYKGARIIFLDTERSNWTWDPVAKQYFWHRFFSHQPDLNYDNPEVQEAMLDVMRFWLNMGVDGFRCDAVPYLFEREDTNCENLPETHAFLKRLRKTIDAEYQGKMLLAEANQWPADVRVYFGDGDEFHMGFHFPVMPRLFMAVRREDRTPIVEIMQQTPDIPDNCQWAIFLRNHDELTLEMVTDEDRDYMYREYATDPRMRINLGIRRRLAPLMDNGRRRIELMHSLLFTLPGTPVLYYGDEIGMGDNIYLGDRNGVRTPMQWTGDRNAGFSRADYSRLYAPVIADPVYGYQSINVEAQERVKSSLLHWVKRMIRIRQRYPVFSLGNLRFLQTDNRKVLAFIREWEGQTVLVVCNLSRFAQPAVLDMREWEGTVPVELIGETPFPRVSELPYQLSMGPYMFLWFRLDRPQQERSLE
- a CDS encoding alpha-1,4-glucan--maltose-1-phosphate maltosyltransferase, which codes for MTERLGSVFIEGVSPELDAGRHAVKRVVGERCTVRADIFKEGHDVLVAVVRWRQVTPRAQQTDWEEVPLRFLGNDRWEGDFPLARNGRYEFTIEAWPDLFRTWTSELKRKVDVGRDVRSELLEGAALLEGAAARARTAKQPEDARVLGEAAARLRQPPSPDLLAVALAPELADVASAHPDRALARRYDKVLEVFADREKARFSAWYEFFPRSALRDGVTHATFRDAEAWLPYIQSMGFDTVYLPPIHPIGRTARKGRNNSLTAGPDDVGSPWAIGAAEGGHKAVHPKLGTLEDFRHFVEAAQAHGIEVALDLAFQCSPDHPYVKEHPEWFQHRPDGTIKTAENPPKRYEDIVNFDWMGPARESLWAELESVVLHWVKQGVNTFRVDNPHTKPTQFWAWLIRRVQEAHPQVLFLSEAFTRPKVMKALGKVGFTQSYTYFTWRNFKGELQEYLEEITQPPVSDSFRGNLWPNTPDILPEFLQNAGPGAFRLRAALAGTLSSVWGMYCGYELCEGRPIPGKEEYTDSEKYQLVAWDWDRPGNIRDWIARLNDARRTHPALHQYGTLRFFTSNNDRVLFYGKRTPDGASTVLVAVSLDPYAAQEALLHVPLEWLGARPDETYQVHELMSDQRSLWQGPDVQVRLTPEQPAALWAVHRFRRTENAFDYYE